The Thamnophis elegans isolate rThaEle1 chromosome Z, rThaEle1.pri, whole genome shotgun sequence genome contains a region encoding:
- the LOC116521435 gene encoding olfactory receptor 14A16-like, whose product MANESTLIEFLLMGFSDNYDVQIMYFVMFLFMYLIAIMGNVLLVITVALNCSLHTPMYFFLVNLSFSDICFISTTIPKSMLTFLTDNRVITFTGCATQVFSIFTFAGSEIALLTIMAYDRYVAICHPLQYNLILNWDACMQIAASSWITCMIHALLETAIVFQWEYCRSRRIEQLFCDIPQLQKISCSDTRPSQTLIFVTAIIVSLVCCGIIFVSYGYIFSAVLKIQSIQGRHKAFSTCTPHLIVFFLFLSTALFSYMTPKNHSSHSVELLSAVFYTVLPPLLNPIIYSFRNKNMKKAMLKTAMKLFSLLKK is encoded by the coding sequence ATGGCCAATGAATCTACTCTGATAGAATTCCTTCTGATGGGATTTTCTGATAACTATGATGTACAAATTATGTATTTTGTGATGTTTCTCTTCATGTACTTAATAGCCATAATGGGGAATGTCCTCCTAGTTATTACTGTGGCCCTGAACTGCTCCCTTCATACTCCAATGTACTTCTTTCTAGTTAACCTGTCATTTTCAGACATTTGCTTCATCTCAACCACCATTCCGAAATCCATGCTCACTTTCTTGACAGATAACAGAGTGATCACCTTTACTGGATGTGCCACCCAAGTCTTCTCGATTTTCACCTTTGCAGGTTCTGAAATTGCTTTGCTTACTATCATGGCTTATGATCGTTATGTGGCCATTTGCCATCCTCTGCAATATAACCTTATCCTGAACTGGGATGCTTGTATGCAAATAGCAGCTTCATCCTGGATCACCTGTATGATTCATGCTTTGCTAGAAACTGCAATTGTATTTCAGTGGGAATACTGCAGGTCACGTAGGATTGAACAATTGTTCTGTGATATCCCTCAGTTACAGAAGATTTCTTGCTCTGATACAAGACCTAGTCAAACGCTGATTTTTGTGACAGCAATCATTGTTAGTTTAGTGTGTTGTggtattatttttgtttcttatggTTACATCTTCTCAGCTGTGCTAAAGATTCAGTCAATACAAGGCAGACACAAAGCCTTTTCTACCTGCACTCCCCATCTGATTGTCTTCTTTTTGTTTCTCAGCACTGCTTTATTTTCTTACATGACACCAAAAAACCATTCATCTCATAGTGTAGAATTGCTTTCTGCTGTTTTTTACACAGTTTTGCCACCATTACTTAATCCTATCATTTATAGCTTCAGGAATAAGAACATGAAAAAAGCCATGTTAAAAACAGCAATGAAattattttcacttttaaaaaaatag
- the LOC116523064 gene encoding olfactory receptor 14A16-like, which yields MANQSLVTEFLLMGFTDDHDMQIMYFVVFLVIYLLALIGNLLLSVAVILNHHLHAPMYFFLVNLSFCDVCFISTIIPKAMAASLTNNKQISYAGCAAQVFSVFTFAGFELALLTVMAYDRYVAICHPLQYTLMMNWDACLQMVAASWISTLIHALLHTILTFRLNFCKFSKIEQFFCDVPHLLMISCTDTRISQILILVVGITLDSLCSGFIFISYGYIFSAVLKIPSVQGRYKAFSTCTPHLTVFSLFLISAVFAYMRPQSLSSHTLDLLSAVLYTILPPLLNPLIYSFRNKDIQKAVWKMLKK from the coding sequence ATGGCCAACCAATCCCTTGTGACAGAATTTCTTCTGATGGGATTTACTGATGATCATGATATGCAAATTATGTATTTTGTGGTGTTCCTTGTGATTTACTTACTAGCTTTAATTGGAAATTTACTTCTTAGTGTTGCTGTGATTTTGAATCACCATCTTCATGCTCCCATGTATTTCTTTTTGGTCAATTTGTCATTCTGTGATGTTTGCTTCATCTCAACTATAATTCCTAAAGCCATGGCTGCTTCTTTGACAAATAACAAGCAGATCTCCTATGCTGGATGTGCTGCTCAGGTCTTTTCAGTTTTCACCTTTGCAGGTTTTGAACTCGCCTTGCTGACTGTCATGGCTTATGACCGTTATGTAGCCATCTGCCATCCTCTGCAATATACCCTAATGATGAACTGGGATGCCTGTTTGCAAATGGTAGCTGCTTCCTGGATAAGCACTTTGATCCATGCTTTGCTCCACACCATTCTCACATTCAGGTTAAATTTCTGCAAATTCAGTAAAATTGAGCAATTTTTCTGTGATGTTCCTCACTTATTAATGATTTCTTGTACTGATACAAGAATTAGCCAAATTCTGATTTTGGTTGTAGGGATTACCCTAGACTCATTATGTAGTGggttcatttttatttcctatggcTACATCTTTTCTGCTGTTTTGAAAATTCCTTCAGTTCAAGGCAGATATAAAGCTTTCTCTACATGTACTCCCCACCTGActgtcttttctttatttttgatatCTGCTGTGTTTGCTTATATGCGGCCCCAAAGTCTTTCCTCCCATACTTTGGACTTACTCTCTGCTGTTCTCTACACAATTTTGCCTCCACTCCTCAATCCTCTCATTTATAGCTTCAGGAACAAGGACATCCAAAAGGCTGTGTGGAAAatgcttaaaaaataa
- the LOC116522879 gene encoding olfactory receptor 14A16-like, whose protein sequence is MANQSLVTEFLLMGFTDDHDMQIMYFVVFLVIYLLALIGNLLLSVAVILNHHLHAPMYFFLVNLSFCDVCFISTIIPKAMAASLTNNKQISYAGCAAQVFSVFTFAGFELAVLTVMAYDRYVAICHPLQYMLMMNWGACLQMVAASWISTLIHALLHTILTFKLNFCKFSRIEQFFCDVPHLLMISCSDTRVSQILLLVVGITVDLFCSGFIFMSYGYIFSAVLKIPSVQGRYKAFSTCTPHLTVLSLFLISTVLAYMRPQSLSSHTLDLLSAVLYTVFPPLLNPLIYSFRNKNIQMAVWKMLKK, encoded by the coding sequence ATGGCCAACCAATCCCTTGTGACAGAATTCCTTCTGATGGGATTTACTGATGATCATGATATGCAAATTATGTATTTTGTGGTGTTCCTTGTGATTTACTTACTAGCTTTAATTGGGAATTTACTTCTTAGTGTTGCTGTGATTTTGAATCACCATCTTCATGCTCCCATGTATTTCTTTTTGGTCAATTTGTCATTCTGTGATGTTTGCTTCATCTCAACTATAATTCCTAAAGCCATGGCTGCTTCTTTGACAAATAACAAGCAGATCTCCTATGCTGGATGTGCTGCTCAGGTCTTTTCAGTTTTCACCTTTGCAGGTTTTGAACTCGCCGTGCTGACTGTCATGGCTTATGACCGTTATGTGGCCATCTGCCACCCTTTGCAATATATGCTAATGATGAACTGGGGTGCCTGTTTACAAATGGTGGCTGCTTCCTGGATAAGCACTTTGATCCATGCTTTGCTACACACCATTCTTACATTCAAGTTAAATTTCTGCAAATTCAGTAGAATTGAGCAATTTTTCTGTGATGTTCCTCACCTATTAATGATTTCTTGTTCTGATACAAGAGTTAGCCAAATTCTGCTTTTGGTTGTAGGGATTACTGTAGACTTATTTTGTAGTGGGTTCATTTTTATGTCCTATGGCTACATCTTCTCTGCTGTTCTGAAAATTCCTTCAGTTCAAGGCAGATATAAAGCTTTCTCTACATGTACTCCCCACCTGACTgtcctttctttatttttgataTCTACTGTGCTTGCTTATATGAGGCCCCAAAGTCTTTCCTCCCATACTTTGGACTTACTCTCTGCTGTTCTCTACACAGTTTTTCCCCCACTCCTCAATCCTCTCATTTATAGCTTCAGGAACAAGAACATCCAAATGGCTGTGTGGAAaatgcttaaaaaataa